Proteins from one Daphnia pulicaria isolate SC F1-1A chromosome 3, SC_F0-13Bv2, whole genome shotgun sequence genomic window:
- the LOC124328859 gene encoding LOW QUALITY PROTEIN: clathrin heavy chain 1-like (The sequence of the model RefSeq protein was modified relative to this genomic sequence to represent the inferred CDS: inserted 5 bases in 3 codons; deleted 1 base in 1 codon), with amino-acid sequence MAQMLPIKFQEHLQLTSIRINAANIGFSTLTMESDKFICVREKVGETAQVVIINLHDPTNPIRRPFTADSAIMNPACKVIALKAGRTLQIFCIGTESMMRFHTMTEDVVFWKWISVNTIVLVTEGAVYHWSMEWLSLPLKMFDRHSSLTGCQIINYRTDAKQTWLLLIGQSTHQNRVVGAMQLYSVERKVSEPIEGHAAAFSQFKMEGNPELSTLFCYAVRSAQGGKLHISEVGTPPTGNQPFAKKNVDVFFPPEAQNDFPVAMQVSPKHDVLYLITKYGYIHLYYMETGXIYMNRISAETVFVTAPHEPSSGIIWVNRKGQVLSVSVDEDTIIQYITTAMQNPDLALRIATRNNLAGAEELFVRKFNTLFQGEQYAEAAKVAANAPKAILRTPATIQRFQAVAAQPGQTFPLLHYFEILLDQGQLNKFESLELCRPVLQQGRKQLLEKWLKEDKLECSEELGDLLEQAGPTFGSLALSVYLRANVPNKVIQWFAETGQFSKIVLYAKIVGYTPDYVFLLRSVMRISPDQGAMFAQMLVQDDEPLADIAQIVDIFLEENMVQPCTAFLLDALKNNRPAEGPLQTRLLEMNLLSAPQVADAILGDQMFTHYDXAHVAQLCEKAGLLQRALEHYTDLYDIKRAVVHTHLLNPEWLVNYFGSLSVEDSLECLRAMLQANIRQNLQIGVQIATKYHEQLSTNSLIELFESFKSFEGLFYFLGSIVNFSQDPEVHFKYIQAACKTGQIKEVERICRESNCYNAERVKNFLKEAKLTDQLPLIIVCDRFDFVHDLVLYLYRNSLQKYIEIYVQKVNPSRLPVVIGGLLDVDCSEDVIKSLILVVRGQFSTDELVEEVEKRNRLKLLLPWLGSRIHGGSVEPATHNALAKIYIDSNNNPERFLKENGYYDSRVVGKYCEKRDPHLACVAYERGQCDRELIKVCNENSLFKSEACYLVRRRDPDLWVEVLNESNQFRRHLIDQVAQTALSETQDPEDISVTVKAFMTADLPNELIELLEKIVLDSSVFSDHRNLQNLLILTAIKADHTRVMEYITRLDNYDAPDIANIAISNQLYEEAFAIFKKFDVNASAIQVLIENVNNLDRAYEFAERCNEPAVWSQLAKAQLQQGLVKEAIDSFIKADDPSAFLDLVSTSHRTGSWEDLVRYLQMARKKARESFIESELIYAYARTNRLADLEEFIAGPKHADIQRIGDRCYDDGMYEPAKLLYNNVSNFARLAITLVHLKEFQGAVDSSRKANSTRTWKEVCFECVDNKEFRLAQMCGLHIVVHADELEDLINYYEDRGYFEELINLLEAALGLERAHMGMFTELGILYSKYKPEKMREHLELFWSGVNIPQVLRAAEQEHWWADLVFLYDKYEEYDNAVLTVMQHPTQXQDVITKVANIELYYK; translated from the exons ATGGCTCAGATGTTACCCATCAAGTTTCAAGAGCATCTACAG CTCACAAGTATAAGGATCAATGCTGCCAACATCGGATTCAGCACTCTCACCATGGAGTCGGACAAATTCATCTGTGTCCGAGAGAAGGTGGGAGAAACAGCACAGGTGGTCATCATTAACTTGCATGATCCAACAAACCCCATCAGAAGGCCATTCACTGCAGATTCAGCCATCATGAATCCAGCCTGCAAAGTGATTGCTCTAAAGG CTGGAAGAACCCTCCAGATTTTCTGTATTGGAACTGAGTCAATGATGAGGTTTCACACCATGACGGAAGATGTGGTGTTTTGGAAATGGATTTCTGTAAATACCATTGTCTTAGTCACCGAGGGTGCCGTCTACCATTGGTCCATGGAGTGGCTTTCTCTTCCGCTGAAAATGTTTGACCGCCACTCCAGTTTGACAGGCTGTCAAATTATCAACTATAGAACGGACGCCAAGCAAACGTGGCTACTTCTTATTGGCCAATCCACCCACCAAAATCGCGTCGTTGGAGCAATGCAACTTTACTCTGTCGAAAGAAAAGTCAGCGAACCTATCGAAGGTCACGCTGCTGCCTTCTCACAGTTCAAAATGGAGGGAAATCCTGAACTTTCTACCCTGTTTTGCTACGCAGTCAGAAGTGCTCAGGGCGGAAAG TTGCATATCAGTGAAGTAGGAACGCCGCCAACCGGAAATCAGCCTTTTGCGAAGAAAAATGTC GATGTTTTCTTCCCACCCGAAGCCCAGAACGACTTTCCCGTAGCTATGCAG gtCAGCCCGAAACACGACGTACTGTATTTGATTACAAAGTATGGCTACATTCATTTGTATTACATGGAGACTG ATATCTACATGAACCGAATTTCGGCAGAAACTGTATTCGTCACCGCCCCACACGAGCCCTCTTCGGGTATCATTTGGGTCAATCGCAAAGGCCAA gttTTATCTGTCAGCGTTGACGAGGATACCATCATCCAATACATCACGACAGCCATGCAAAATCCGGATCTTGCGTTGCGGATTGCTACGCGCAACAATCTTGCTGGGGCTGAGGAACTTTTTGTCCGAAAATTCAACACACTCTTCCAGGGTGAGCAGTATGCCGAGGCCGCTAAA GTTGCCGCCAATGCACCGAAGGCCATTCTGAGAACACCAGCCACAATCCAGCGCTTCCAAGCAGTGGCCGCTCAGCCAGGCCAAACTTTCCCGCTATTGcattattttgaaatcttgTTGGATCAGGGACAGTTAAACAAATTTGAGTCCTTGGAACTATGTCGTCCCGTTCTGCAGCAAGGTCGCAAGCAGCTGCTAGAAAAGTGGTTGAAAGAGGATAAACTTGAATGCTCTGAAGAGCTCGGTGACTTGTTGGAACAGGCCGGTCCTACTTTCGGTTCTCTGGCCCTATCGGTTTACTTGCGAGCGAACGTGCCTAACAAAGTTATTCAGTGGTTTGCTGAAACTGGACAGTTCTCCAAAATTGTTCTGTATGCAAAGATAGTGGGTTACACGCCCGATTATGTGTTCCTGCTACGTAGTGTCATGCGCATCAGTCCCGATCAAGGAGCAATGTTCGCTCAGATGCTGGTGCAAGACGATGAACCGTTAGCCGACATTGCCcaaattgttgacattttccttGAGGAAAACATGGTCCAACCGTGCACGGCGTTCCTTTTGGATGCATTGAAGAACAACCGTCCAGCCGAAGGGCCATTACAGACCAGATTGCTGGAGATGAATCTCCTTTCTGCTCCTCAG gTGGCCGACGCTATTTTGGGTGATCAAATGTTTACCCACTATGA AGCTCACGTTGCACAGCTATGCGAAAAGGCCGGTCTTCTTCAAAGAGCTTTAGAGCATTACACCGATTTGTACGATATCAAGCGTGCTGTGGTCCACACTCACCTTCTAAACCCGGAATGGTTGGTGAACTACTTCGGTTCATTGTCTGTCGAGGATTCTTTGGAGTGTCTTCGTGCTATGCTGCAGGCTAACATTCGTCAGAACCTCCAGATTGGCGTTCAGATCGCCACCAAGTACCACGAACAACTTTCAACGAATTCGCTGATCGAGTTGTTTGAATCCTTCAAG AGCTTTGAGGGACTTTTCTACTTCTTGGGATCTATTGTGAACTTCAGCCAAGATCCAGAAGTACATTTCAAGTACATTCAGGCCGCCTGCAAGACTGGACAGATCAAAGAAGTGGAGCGAATTTGTAGGGAGTCAAATTGCTACAATGCTGAAAGAGTCAAGAACTTCCTTAAG GAGGCAAAACTAACTGATCAGTTGCCGTTAATTATCGTGTGCGATCGTTTTGATTTCGTCCATGATTTGGTGCTCTATCTATACCGAAATAGCCTTCAAAAGTACATTGAAATCTATGTGCAGAAGGTGAATCCTTCTCGTTTGCCCGTAGTTATCGGCGGTCTGCTAGACGTTGACTGCTCGGAAGATGTCATCAAGTCCCTAATCTTGGTCGTGCGTGGCCAGTTCTCAACCGATGAGCTTGTAGAAGAGGTAGAGAAGAGGAATCGTCTTAAATTGCTCTTGCCCTGGTTGGGGTCACGAATCCATGGTGGATCGGTCGAACCTGCCACTCACAACGCCTTGGCTAAAATTTATATCGACAGCAATAATAATCCTGAGCGCTTCCTTAAGGAAAATGGATACTACGACAGTCGCGTCGTTGGAAAATACTGTGAGAAGCGTGATCCACACTTGGCTTGCGTTGCCTACGAACGTGGCCAATGTGATCGTGAGCTTATTAAAGTTTGCAATGAGAATTCGCTCTTCAAGTCGGAGGCTTGTTACTTGGTTAGACGTCGCGATCCCGATCTTTGGGTGGAAGTGTTAAACGAAAGCAACCAATTCAGACGTCATCTCATTGACCAAGTGGCCCAGACAGCCTTGTCAGAAACACAGGATCCAGAAGACATTTCCGTCACGGTCAAGGCCTTCATGACGGCTGATTTGCCCAACGAGTTGATTGAGTTATTggagaaaattgttttggaCAGCTCTGTGTTCAGCGATCATCGTAACTTGCAGAATCTCCTCATCTTGACAGCTATCAAAGCCGATCATACTCGGGTTATGGAATACATTACCCGTTTGGACAACTACGACGCGCCAGACATCGCAAATATTGCCATCTCCAACCAGCTCTACGAAGAGGCCTTTGCCATCTTCAAGAAATTTGATGTCAATGCTTCCGCTATCCAA GTATTGATAGAAAACGTCAACAATTTGGATCGTGCTTACGAGTTTGCCGAACGCTGTAACGAACCAGCCGTATGGTCACAGTTGGCCAAAGCGCAACTTCAGCAAGGTTTGGTCAAGGAGGCTATTGATTCGTTTATTAAAGCCGATGATCCTTCGGCCTTTTTGGACCTGGTCTCGACTTCGCATCGTACCGGCAGCTGGGAGGATTTAGTTCGCTACCTGCAGATGGCTCGCAAGAAGGCGCGTGAATCGTTCATTGAATCTGAATTGATTTACGCCTATGCCCGCACCAACCGGCTTGCTGACTTGGAAGAGTTTATCGCCGGCCCGAAACATGCCGACATTCAACGAATTGGTGACCGTTGCTATGATGACGGAATGTATGAGCCAGCTAAACTACTGTACAATAATGTTTCGAATTTTGCTCGATTGGCCATTACTTTGGTACACTTGAAAG AGTTCCAGGGAGCTGTTGATTCGTCCCGTAAAGCCAACAGCACACGTACATGGAAGGAAGTCTGCTTTGAATGCGTTGATAACAAAGAATTTCGTTTGGCACAGATGTGCGGTCTTCACATTGTTGTTCACGCCGATGAATTAGAAGATTTGATAAACTACTATGAGGATCGTGGATATTTTGAGGAGTTGATCAATTTGCTTGAAGCAGCTCTTGGATTGGAACGCGCTCACATGGGTATGTTCACTGAATTGGGTATCCTCTACTCGAAGTACAAACCGGAGAAAATGCGCGAGCATCTCGAACTCTTCTGGTCAGGTGTCAACATTCCTCAAGTTCTACGCGCTGCTGAACAG
- the LOC124328865 gene encoding uncharacterized protein LOC124328865, with translation MSNRNLMHYFSPNVTIKPPDELTSSLAADDVPRDGVETAVQSVTKRPRTAKISSVAVDDDDDDFENDTILPPQYGNSITKYFSPVDRQAVTRKHKKPCVMTVQVQVHGSPQKKGCKAPAAVKKVQRKKKRKIGIPSALADTIELVSSEELMTESSPSPEVMVDVKDPDPVQPQTRNSQWKMKICLSGNVKVSDDDQESDSKEGPRRSTRIRVKPVALRDEPEEELVEPKQISKKKRKKGEMKGKANSEDELVILSEDIAPIFLKKKWEEEARAVKKAKQEFLFSGVPEVLKQQTAALAALEQRPVEIFPKISHVTQAGSQPWRLPYPESLVLRKSLPHSKKINRPTTFASSLNSNAGSINSACNRSISPKQASYLEWRFCKEWITRMKEDHSLSFPFFRTLRTLLPRANMERDGDRDLPWTDAYAPKQSADILANNRMSSQQLKNWLNQWKLRAGEEVAAPPKKVSKKVGKRKRIASDCTDSEDAVVDEKSNSSWNPEEEELCNCVLLVGPAGCGKTATVYALAEELGYNVLEVNASSRRNGKTLLSHLHEATQSHSLNNNGNAVSSSMGKMFFGGAKAAPKPARTEIKTALSLVLFEDVDIVFEMEDESFYNALTTLIQTSKRPIVLTLGSTEERALTQIQDKIKSYFDIFYFLSPDQSTACGYLWSVCLAEGYPLEWKALADWVGSRGELDLDLRSLLLNLQFLLQSHPLRLKLNFNQLQLKNDEEDSNNGSRIWKPSSNSSDSSPIQLIELPIFGKLCEWPYASAPRSSRFTYDADSDSVLIVKRKTKKKFSRILSNDSLVDPDSAEETIQVDETSSSKKEGANGDLTRLARCLEFRSGKELFSSCLARDDLSWNDESLLYEIQQFMSDRCSQLMEKDLSHMTQTSPQDFLVELQYDKVTKSANQVVLQCSIPRSVLLNRRSHSADVLPYLRSFVRSDLERSVVKRRRKQRSRMEAPTIRLPTLDLVLSTTSAIRLANNFF, from the exons ATGTCTAATCGTAATTTGATGCACTATTTCAGTCCCAATGTCACAATTAAGCCGCCAGACGAACTGACAAGTTCTCTTGCTGCCGACGACGTCCCGAGAGACGGAGTCGAAACTGCCGTTCAAAGTGTTACTAAACGTCCCCGGACTGCGAAAATTAGCTCCGTTgctgtcgacgacgacgacgacgactttgAGAATGATACCATTTTGCCACCTCAGTATGGCAACTCCATCACAAAGTACTTTTCTCCTGTTGACAGGCAAGCTGTCACAAGAAAGCACAAAAAGCCTTGCGTAATGACAGTGCAAGTCCAAGTTCATGGATCCCCCCAAAAGAAGGGCTGTAAAGCTCCTGCTGCTGTCAAGAAGGtgcagagaaagaagaaacgaaagatTGGCATTCCAAGTGCCCTGGCTGACACAATAGAGCTTGTTTCGTCTGAAGAGCTTATGACGGAATCCAGTCCAAGTCCTGAAGTGATGGTTGACGTCAAGGATCCAGATCCAGTACAGCCCCAAACACGAAATTCACAGTGGAAGATGAAAATTTGCCTTTCAGGCAATGTCAAGGTCTCCGATG acgACCAGGAGAGCGACTCCAAAGAAGGACCGAGACGCAGCACAAGAATACGCGTCAAACCGGTTGCTCTGCGAGACGAGCCTGAAGAGGAGCTGGTTGAACCTAAACAAAtctcaaagaaaaaacgtaaaaaaggagaaatgaagGGAAAAGCCAACAGTGAGGATGAATTGGTGATCCTTTCTGAAGATATCGCTCCGATTTTCCTCAAGAAAAAGTGGGAAGAGGAAGCGCGAGCTGTGAAAAAAGCAAAGCAAGAGTTCCTGTTTAGTGGCGTTCCAGAGGTGCTGAAGCAGCAAACCGCTGCATTGGCAGCCCTTGAGCAGCGCCCAGTTGAGATTTTCCCCAAAATTAGTCACGTAACACAGGCCGGCTCTCAGCCGTGGCGACTTCCCTATCCCGAATCGCTTGTGTTGCGGAAAAGCCTTCCACATTCGAAGAAGATCAATCGACCCACAACTTTTGCATCCAGCTTGAACTCGAATGCTGGTAGTATCAACTCGGCTTGCAATCGATCGATATCCCCCAAACAAGCATCTTATCTCGAGTGGCGTTTTTGTAAAGAGTGGATCACTCGGATGAAAGAAGACCATTCTCTATCCTTTCCTTTCTTCCGAACTCTCCGAACTTTGCTTCCCAGAGCTAACATGGAAAGGGATGGCGACAGAGACTTGCCGTGGACAGATGCCTACGCTCCCAAGCAATCGGCTGACATCTTAGCCAATAACCGCATGTCCTCCCAACAGTTGAAGAATTGGTTAAATCAGTGGAAACTAAGAGCAGGCGAGGAAGTCGCTGCTCCGCCCAAGAAAGTCTCGAAAAAGGTTGGAAAGAGGAAAAGGATAGCGTCGGACTGCACAGACTCGGAGGATGCCGTCGTTGATGAAAAATCGAATTCAAGTTGGAAcccagaagaagaggaa CTCTGTAATTGTGTTCTCTTGGTGGGACCTGCCGGTTGCGGGAAGACGGCCACCGTTTACGCCTTGGCTGAAGAGTTGGGGTACAACGTTTTGGAAGTCAATGCATCCTCGAGGAGAAATGGCAAGACTCTTCTTTCACACCTTCACGAGGCTACCCAGTCACACTCGCTTAACAATAACGGCAATGCCGTCAGTAGCAGTATGGGCAAAATGTTTTTCGGTGGCGCTAAAGCTGCACCCAAACCTGCCCGCACAGAAATTAAAACGGCCTTATCTCTCGTACTTTTCGAAGAT GTTGATATTGTTTTCGAAATGGAAGATGAATCTTTCTACAACGCTTTGACTACATTGATCCAGACCAGCAAGCGGCCCATTGTCCTGACACTAGGCTCGACCGAGGAACGAGCTTTGACACAAATTCAGGACAAAATTAAAAGctattttgatattttctatttcttgaGTCCAGATCAGTCGACTGCCT GTGGTTATTTGTGGAGCGTGTGTCTAGCTGAAGGCTATCCCCTGGAATGGAAAGCACTGGCCGATTGGGTGGGAAGCCGAGGTGAATTAGACCTCGATCTTCGCTCCCTTTTGCTGAATTTACAGTTCCTCTTGCAGTCTCATCCGTTGCGGTTAAAGTTGAACTTTAATCAATTGCAGCTTAAGAATGACGAAGAAGACAGCAATAATGGAAGTAGGATTTGGAAACCATCCAGCAATTCCTCAGACTCCAGCCCAATTCAGCTTATTGAACTTCCTATTTTCGGGAAACTCTGCGAGTGGCCCTACGCTTCTGCCCCGAGGTCTTCGAGGTTCACTTATGATGCGGATTCCGATTCTGTTCTCATTGTCaagaggaagacgaagaaaaagttCTCACGAATTCTCTCGAACGATAGCCTTGTTGATCCCGACAGTGCCGAAGAAACAATACAAGTCGATGagacatcatcatcaaagaAGGAAGGAGCGAATGGAGATTTGACGCGCCTCGCTCGATGCCTGGAATTCCGCTCTGGCAAGGAACTGTTCAGTTCTTGTCTCGCCAGGGATGATTTATCTTGGAACGACGAGAGTTTGTTGTATGAAATCCAGCAGTTTATGTCTGATCGATGCAGTCAGCTAATGGAGAAAGATTTGAGTCACATGACACAAACGTCTCCTCAAGACTTCTTAGTGGAATTACA GTACGACAAAGTGACAAAGAGTGCAAATCAAGTTGTACTTCAGTGCTCAATACCAAGAAGTGTTTTACTAAATCGTCGCAGTCATTCAGCCGACGTCCTGCCTTACCTCCGGTCGTTCGTGCGCTCCGATTTAGAACGTTCCGTAGTTAAACGACGTCGCAAACAGCGTTCACGAATGGAAGCTCCAACAATTCGATTGCCTACACTCGACTTGGTTCTTTCCACCACATCTGCCATTCGTCTGgccaataactttttttaa
- the LOC124328878 gene encoding GPI mannosyltransferase 2-like isoform X2 — MYSTIFHLLNLCCTFVCYWFIFNHLIPDHQSDGFQSPYKLFPTNSTLLDTIVDYTLGGFARWDGQYFLHISTLGYTHENCLAFFPAYPLLLRFTSVCLSFLSCHTLTYWNSTLLGSIIINTVCFIIAAYFLFLITDKLFNNSNFALQTWKLFCISPATIFFLAPYSESLFSALTFGGIYNCIEYKFLTASIFFAGSGLTRSNGLVNIGFLLYFAVKKTFSTKWKGVPTLVAKIVISVIITVFPFLCYQYYAFTLFCFHKPHRLPTVIHNYLVDRNFTVRGERIPQWCEQSIPFSYSVIQSQYWNVGFLRYFEWKQLPNFLLAAPILCLVFLYSLMYVKQNFHIVSHYNSFTSGRSQISHPIFRPAACVFAAHSIFLGLFTFFFAHVQISTRLIGSSCPAVYWMMTWMMDGKLASKRNLMEQWNPLRQKNLSTAGKCVRFYCLSYVVIGTVMFVNHLPWT; from the exons atgtacTCCACGATATTCCATTTATTAAACTTATGCTGTACATTCGTTTGCTATTGGT TTATTTTCAACCATCTCATACCTGACCATCAATCAGATGGATTTCAATCCCCTTACAAGCTTTTTCCTACCAACTCTACATTGTTAGATACAATTGTAGACTACACATTGGGTGGATTTGCACGCTGGGACGGGCAATATTTTCTCCATATTTCAACTCTAGGTTACACCCATGAAAATTGCCTTGCATTCTTCCCTGCTTATCCCCTTCTTTTACGTTTCACATCAGTTTGTCTTTCATTCCTTAGTTGCCACACACTAACTTACTGGAATTCCACATTACTTGGCAGTATTATTATAAATACTGTTTGTTTTATAATTGctgcatattttttattcttgattACGGATAAGTTGTTTAATAACTCAAATTTTGCCCTTCAAACATGGAAACTATTTTGCATTTCACCTGCAACCATATTTTTCTTGGCGCCCTATTCTGAATCCCTCTTTAGTGCCCTTACTTTTGGTGGTATTTACAACTGCATTGAGTACAAGTTTCTTACAGCTAGCATTTTCTTTGCTGGTTCAGGTCTCACTAGATCTAATGGTCTTGTAAACATTGGATTTTTGCTTTATTTTGCTGTAAAGAAAACCTTCAGTACCAAATGGAAAGGTGTGCCAACTTTAGTTGCCAAAATAGTAATTTCAGTCATAATAactgtttttccatttctctGTTATCAGTACTATGCTTttacacttttttgtttccacaAACCTCATCGTCTTCCAACGGTTATTCACAATTACTTGGTGGACAGAAATTTTACTGTTCGTGGAGAAAGAATCCCACAGTGGTGCGAACAGAGCATTCCTTTTTCATATTCGGTTATCCAATCCCAATATTGGAATGTAGGATTCTTACGCTATTTTGAGTGGAAACAACTACCAAATTTTCTCCTGGCTGCGCCCATTCTATGTCTGGTCTTTCTTTATTCACTGATGTATGTCAAACAAAACTTTCACATTGTGTCGCATTACAATTCATTCACAAGTGGCCGATCACAAATAAGTCATCCCATTTTCCGTCCTGCTGCCTGTGTGTTTGCCGCTCATTCCATATTTCTGggccttttcacttttttcttcgCTCATGTTCAG ATCTCCACTCGTTTGATTGGGTCGTCATGTCCAGCAGTCTACTG GATGATGACTTGGATGATGGATGGAAAATTGGCTAGCAAACGGAACTTAATGGAACAATGGAACCCGCTTCGACAGAAAAATCTTTCCACTGCAGGAAAATGTGTACGTTTCTATTGTTTGTCATACGTGGTTATTGGAACTGTCATGTTTGTAAATCACCTACCTTGGacttaa
- the LOC124328878 gene encoding GPI mannosyltransferase 2-like isoform X1 has product MSALGSKVNKNVLHDIPFIKLMLYIRLLLVFLQVIFNHLIPDHQSDGFQSPYKLFPTNSTLLDTIVDYTLGGFARWDGQYFLHISTLGYTHENCLAFFPAYPLLLRFTSVCLSFLSCHTLTYWNSTLLGSIIINTVCFIIAAYFLFLITDKLFNNSNFALQTWKLFCISPATIFFLAPYSESLFSALTFGGIYNCIEYKFLTASIFFAGSGLTRSNGLVNIGFLLYFAVKKTFSTKWKGVPTLVAKIVISVIITVFPFLCYQYYAFTLFCFHKPHRLPTVIHNYLVDRNFTVRGERIPQWCEQSIPFSYSVIQSQYWNVGFLRYFEWKQLPNFLLAAPILCLVFLYSLMYVKQNFHIVSHYNSFTSGRSQISHPIFRPAACVFAAHSIFLGLFTFFFAHVQISTRLIGSSCPAVYWMMTWMMDGKLASKRNLMEQWNPLRQKNLSTAGKCVRFYCLSYVVIGTVMFVNHLPWT; this is encoded by the exons ATGTCAGCGCTTGGttcaaaagtaaacaaaaatgtacTCCACGATATTCCATTTATTAAACTTATGCTGTACATTCGTTTGCTATTGGTGTTTCTACAG GTTATTTTCAACCATCTCATACCTGACCATCAATCAGATGGATTTCAATCCCCTTACAAGCTTTTTCCTACCAACTCTACATTGTTAGATACAATTGTAGACTACACATTGGGTGGATTTGCACGCTGGGACGGGCAATATTTTCTCCATATTTCAACTCTAGGTTACACCCATGAAAATTGCCTTGCATTCTTCCCTGCTTATCCCCTTCTTTTACGTTTCACATCAGTTTGTCTTTCATTCCTTAGTTGCCACACACTAACTTACTGGAATTCCACATTACTTGGCAGTATTATTATAAATACTGTTTGTTTTATAATTGctgcatattttttattcttgattACGGATAAGTTGTTTAATAACTCAAATTTTGCCCTTCAAACATGGAAACTATTTTGCATTTCACCTGCAACCATATTTTTCTTGGCGCCCTATTCTGAATCCCTCTTTAGTGCCCTTACTTTTGGTGGTATTTACAACTGCATTGAGTACAAGTTTCTTACAGCTAGCATTTTCTTTGCTGGTTCAGGTCTCACTAGATCTAATGGTCTTGTAAACATTGGATTTTTGCTTTATTTTGCTGTAAAGAAAACCTTCAGTACCAAATGGAAAGGTGTGCCAACTTTAGTTGCCAAAATAGTAATTTCAGTCATAATAactgtttttccatttctctGTTATCAGTACTATGCTTttacacttttttgtttccacaAACCTCATCGTCTTCCAACGGTTATTCACAATTACTTGGTGGACAGAAATTTTACTGTTCGTGGAGAAAGAATCCCACAGTGGTGCGAACAGAGCATTCCTTTTTCATATTCGGTTATCCAATCCCAATATTGGAATGTAGGATTCTTACGCTATTTTGAGTGGAAACAACTACCAAATTTTCTCCTGGCTGCGCCCATTCTATGTCTGGTCTTTCTTTATTCACTGATGTATGTCAAACAAAACTTTCACATTGTGTCGCATTACAATTCATTCACAAGTGGCCGATCACAAATAAGTCATCCCATTTTCCGTCCTGCTGCCTGTGTGTTTGCCGCTCATTCCATATTTCTGggccttttcacttttttcttcgCTCATGTTCAG ATCTCCACTCGTTTGATTGGGTCGTCATGTCCAGCAGTCTACTG GATGATGACTTGGATGATGGATGGAAAATTGGCTAGCAAACGGAACTTAATGGAACAATGGAACCCGCTTCGACAGAAAAATCTTTCCACTGCAGGAAAATGTGTACGTTTCTATTGTTTGTCATACGTGGTTATTGGAACTGTCATGTTTGTAAATCACCTACCTTGGacttaa